A stretch of the Deinococcus depolymerans genome encodes the following:
- a CDS encoding FAD-binding domain-containing protein: MTDALRLPPDLPDDQLPRVLGEALTGLYTGEPRLPARAGGRTAGLAALHAWTGEGYAGRNFLGGNVSRLSMYLRHGMLGLREVAAHARAVMRGRERDEFLRQLTWAEFYRLVLRQEGARVLGNLEDPKYPARWTGTLPDDVRGARTGLPCADAWVTHLIRDGWLHNHERLWFAAYLVHWRGVDWRAGYALFREHLLDGDIANNALSWQWVASTFSNKPYFMNQENIDRFSGGRWCRTCRAACPFRASYGELETQLFGTQP, encoded by the coding sequence ATGACCGATGCCCTGCGCCTGCCGCCCGACCTGCCGGACGATCAGCTGCCCCGCGTGCTGGGCGAGGCCCTGACCGGCCTGTACACGGGCGAGCCGCGCCTCCCGGCCCGCGCGGGCGGCCGCACGGCGGGACTGGCCGCCCTGCACGCCTGGACGGGCGAGGGGTACGCGGGCCGCAACTTCCTGGGTGGGAACGTGTCGCGCCTGAGCATGTACCTGCGGCACGGCATGCTGGGCCTGCGCGAGGTCGCCGCGCACGCCCGCGCCGTCATGCGGGGCCGCGAGCGGGACGAGTTCCTGCGGCAGTTGACCTGGGCGGAATTCTACCGGCTGGTGCTGCGCCAGGAGGGCGCGCGGGTCCTGGGGAACCTGGAGGACCCCAAGTACCCGGCCCGCTGGACGGGCACCCTGCCGGACGACGTGCGTGGGGCCCGCACCGGGCTGCCCTGCGCGGACGCCTGGGTCACGCACCTGATCCGGGACGGGTGGCTGCACAACCACGAGCGGCTGTGGTTCGCGGCGTACCTGGTGCACTGGCGCGGCGTGGACTGGCGGGCCGGGTACGCCCTGTTCCGCGAGCACCTGCTCGACGGGGACATTGCCAACAATGCCCTGTCGTGGCAGTGGGTGGCGAGCACCTTCAGCAACAAGCCGTACTTCATGAATCAGGAGAACATCGACCGCTTCAGCGGCGGCCGGTGGTGCCGCACCTGCCGGGCCGCGTGTCCGTTCCGCGCCTCGTACGGGGAACTCGAAACGCAGTTGTTCGGGACGCAGCCGTGA
- a CDS encoding deoxyribodipyrimidine photo-lyase, protein MTAAQVRRVVWVHGDSLSVTDPALSACPDAPALFVFDRPFLQAVPVAFPRLAFMYQGVRDLAAHRPGPTELRVGAVPDELAAFAAAHHAAELHVTRNFTPDFARIVDGLRAARPDLRVVIHEPERLTSFDGPLRRFFGFWKKVEREVLHGEPAPDFPRRGHR, encoded by the coding sequence GTGACCGCCGCCCAGGTCCGCCGGGTCGTGTGGGTTCACGGGGACAGCCTGTCCGTCACGGACCCGGCCCTGAGCGCCTGCCCGGACGCCCCGGCGCTGTTCGTGTTCGACCGTCCGTTCCTTCAGGCGGTGCCGGTCGCGTTTCCGCGTCTGGCGTTCATGTACCAGGGTGTGCGGGACCTCGCCGCGCACCGCCCCGGCCCGACCGAGCTCCGGGTGGGGGCCGTGCCGGACGAACTCGCCGCCTTCGCCGCCGCGCACCACGCCGCCGAGCTGCACGTCACCCGCAACTTCACGCCGGACTTTGCGCGCATCGTGGACGGCCTGCGCGCCGCCCGCCCGGACCTGCGAGTCGTCATTCACGAACCGGAACGCCTGACCAGCTTCGACGGCCCGCTGCGGCGCTTCTTCGGTTTCTGGAAGAAGGTGGAACGCGAGGTGCTGCACGGCGAACCCGCCCCGGACTTCCCCCGGCGCGGCCACCGCTAG
- a CDS encoding S8 family serine peptidase, protein MRRAHFLSRLGLTLLGSLPASALNVPALPALPEIAPVGAPARPTPARPVLPQPATQPAQPVRAASAPSDPLFAQQWTLPVIRAPQAWALSGVQAAKPVTVAVLDTGFVNSPELAGRAVNGHDFVSDPARAGDGGGRDADASGVGPYAFHGEVVANIIAAAHDGRGMAGLNPRARVVHVRVAGTDGQIDVPDLVDGLKWAAGLPVPGAPSNPNPARLLNLSLFADFIPLTRCDPRVQAAVDAVTARGALVIAGAANDGADAGGYSPAGCRSVLTVTSVTAQGARPAYANWGRSVALAAPGGEVGHGVTVSSVSGAGGVRDPNGTSLAAPHVTGVASLLLGVRPNLTPASLRRILTSTAAPFPGGNCDPQPARSCGAGTLNAEAALNSALSSSLGK, encoded by the coding sequence ATGCGCCGCGCCCACTTCCTGTCCCGCCTGGGCCTCACGCTGCTGGGCAGCCTGCCCGCCTCGGCCCTGAACGTCCCCGCCCTGCCCGCCCTGCCGGAGATCGCTCCGGTCGGCGCGCCCGCGCGCCCCACCCCCGCCCGGCCGGTCCTGCCGCAGCCGGCCACACAGCCAGCCCAGCCGGTCCGGGCGGCCAGCGCTCCCAGCGACCCGCTGTTCGCGCAGCAGTGGACGCTGCCGGTCATCCGCGCGCCGCAGGCGTGGGCGCTGAGCGGCGTGCAGGCGGCGAAACCCGTGACGGTCGCCGTGCTGGACACGGGCTTCGTGAACAGCCCGGAACTCGCGGGCCGCGCCGTGAACGGCCACGACTTCGTGAGCGATCCCGCCCGCGCCGGGGACGGCGGCGGCCGGGACGCCGACGCCAGCGGCGTCGGACCCTACGCCTTCCACGGCGAGGTCGTGGCGAACATCATCGCCGCCGCGCACGACGGGCGCGGCATGGCCGGCCTGAACCCACGCGCCCGCGTCGTGCACGTGCGCGTGGCAGGCACCGACGGGCAGATCGACGTGCCGGACCTCGTGGACGGCCTGAAGTGGGCGGCAGGCCTGCCCGTGCCGGGCGCACCCAGCAACCCGAACCCGGCGCGGCTGCTGAACCTCAGCCTGTTCGCGGATTTCATTCCCCTGACCCGCTGCGACCCGCGCGTGCAGGCCGCCGTGGACGCCGTGACCGCGCGCGGCGCACTGGTGATCGCCGGGGCCGCGAACGACGGCGCGGACGCCGGGGGGTACTCGCCCGCCGGGTGCCGCAGCGTCCTGACCGTCACCAGCGTCACCGCGCAGGGCGCGCGGCCCGCGTACGCCAACTGGGGCCGCAGCGTGGCCCTCGCCGCGCCCGGCGGGGAGGTCGGGCACGGCGTGACCGTCAGCAGCGTCAGCGGCGCGGGCGGCGTGCGCGACCCGAACGGCACCAGCCTCGCCGCGCCGCACGTGACGGGTGTCGCCAGCCTGCTGCTGGGCGTGCGGCCCAACCTGACACCCGCCTCGCTGCGCCGCATCCTGACGTCCACCGCCGCGCCCTTCCCCGGCGGCAACTGCGACCCGCAACCCGCCCGCAGCTGCGGCGCCGGCACCCTGAACGCCGAGGCCGCCCTGAACAGCGCGCTGTCCAGCAGCCTGGGGAAGTGA
- a CDS encoding SDR family NAD(P)-dependent oxidoreductase, which yields MTAPTPPWNTARPVVVLTGASSGIGLATATELAALGYALVLAARREDELLALARRLDPSGHRVIAVPTDVTDAGSRRALIAAAHAHFGRIDVLINNAGVTVERGWWWDDPDPLRVLRVNLDAPIELTRLVLPEMRGRGSGHVVNIGSVAGQAATNGMYSASKYGVRGFSLGLRRELLGSGVHVSLVSPGFVRSEMTARARLPMPGPEVVARAVAGVLLRPRREVIVPRLYHLFAWLDRRFPALGDRVVRRLIVRRYDHTGK from the coding sequence ATGACGGCCCCCACCCCCCCGTGGAACACGGCCCGCCCGGTGGTGGTCCTGACCGGCGCGTCCAGCGGGATCGGTCTGGCCACCGCCACGGAACTCGCCGCGCTGGGCTACGCGCTGGTGCTCGCCGCGCGCCGTGAGGACGAACTGCTTGCCCTGGCCCGCCGCCTCGACCCGTCCGGGCACCGCGTGATCGCCGTGCCGACCGACGTGACCGACGCTGGTTCGCGCCGCGCCCTGATCGCCGCCGCGCACGCCCACTTCGGGCGGATCGACGTGCTGATCAACAACGCGGGCGTCACGGTCGAGCGAGGCTGGTGGTGGGACGACCCGGACCCGCTGCGCGTCCTGCGCGTGAACCTCGACGCGCCCATCGAGTTGACCCGGCTGGTCCTGCCCGAGATGCGCGGGCGGGGCAGCGGGCACGTCGTGAACATCGGCTCGGTGGCCGGGCAGGCCGCCACGAACGGCATGTACTCCGCGAGCAAGTACGGCGTCCGGGGCTTCAGCCTCGGGTTGCGCCGCGAACTGCTCGGCAGCGGCGTGCACGTCAGCCTCGTCTCGCCGGGCTTCGTGCGGAGCGAGATGACCGCCCGCGCCCGCCTGCCCATGCCCGGCCCGGAAGTCGTGGCGCGCGCCGTGGCGGGTGTGCTGCTGCGGCCCCGCCGCGAGGTGATCGTGCCCCGCCTCTACCACCTGTTCGCGTGGCTCGACCGGCGCTTCCCGGCCCTGGGTGACCGCGTGGTGCGCCGGCTGATCGTGCGGCGCTACGACCACACCGGGAAGTAG
- a CDS encoding SDR family oxidoreductase, giving the protein MSDQDARQSQPQFEMQDPRAQYPAPPFPRQPQDAPGLASAMQPLPDHGEDSYVGLGRLQGRRALITGADSGIGRAVAIAFAREGADVALSYLPQEEQDAREVVALIEAAGRKAVALPGDITDEAFSRGLVTRAVQELGGLDILVNNAGKQVSQPGIADITTEQFDLTFRTNVYAMFWLTQEAVRHMGAGASIINTTSIQAYRPSPNLLDYASTKAAIVAFTQALAQQLGARGIRVNAVAPGPFWTPLQPSGGQPQEKVMQFGKDTPLGRPGQPAELAAMYVFLASQESSYTSGSTLGATGGMVLF; this is encoded by the coding sequence ATGAGTGATCAGGATGCCCGCCAGAGCCAGCCGCAATTCGAGATGCAGGACCCCCGCGCGCAGTACCCGGCCCCGCCGTTCCCGCGTCAGCCGCAGGACGCGCCGGGCCTCGCGTCGGCCATGCAGCCCCTGCCGGATCACGGCGAGGACAGTTACGTCGGCCTGGGCCGCCTGCAGGGCCGCCGGGCGTTGATCACGGGCGCGGACTCCGGCATCGGGCGGGCCGTGGCGATCGCCTTCGCCCGTGAGGGCGCGGACGTCGCCCTGAGCTACCTGCCGCAGGAGGAGCAGGACGCGCGGGAGGTCGTGGCGCTGATTGAGGCGGCGGGCCGCAAAGCTGTGGCGCTGCCGGGCGACATCACCGACGAGGCGTTCAGCCGCGGCCTCGTCACGCGGGCCGTGCAGGAGCTGGGCGGGCTGGACATCCTGGTGAACAACGCCGGGAAGCAGGTGTCGCAGCCGGGCATCGCGGACATCACGACCGAGCAGTTCGACCTGACGTTCCGCACGAACGTGTACGCCATGTTCTGGCTCACGCAGGAGGCCGTCCGGCACATGGGCGCGGGCGCCAGCATCATCAACACGACCAGCATCCAGGCGTACCGGCCCAGCCCCAACCTGCTGGACTACGCGAGCACCAAGGCGGCCATCGTGGCGTTCACGCAGGCGCTCGCGCAGCAACTGGGTGCGCGCGGCATCCGCGTGAACGCGGTCGCGCCCGGCCCGTTCTGGACGCCCCTGCAACCCAGCGGCGGGCAGCCGCAGGAGAAGGTCATGCAGTTCGGCAAGGACACCCCGCTGGGCCGCCCCGGCCAGCCGGCCGAACTGGCCGCCATGTACGTGTTCCTGGCGTCGCAGGAGAGCAGTTACACCAGCGGCAGCACGCTCGGCGCGACCGGCGGGATGGTCCTGTTCTGA
- a CDS encoding App1 family protein: protein MLERALLAADQAFSTFIQPRRARGKLLLQPYVGWGTPAQVELMGRVLLPRTMQPARKGDRRLRNAQNVLRRLLSREVGGVTVTGTLDGQQVSAISDADGYFTLIFTPQVPLPGGWHQAALTLEGRDVTATARVQVVADARFGVISDLDDTVIQSDVTSLPRMLATVLTGNARTRLPFPGVGALYRALTRDGEARNPIFYVSSSPWNFFDLLWQFLDYRRIPLGPMFLRNWGVDLLGGHGGYKHGVIERIFTRFPDLNFVLIGDSGEKDPEIYAEVVRRHPGRVLAVYIRDVTEGARDSGVLKLREEVRRTGADLVLAADSLNAASHAMAMGLITAGEYRSVLTSVARTYET from the coding sequence ATGCTGGAGCGCGCCCTGCTGGCGGCCGATCAGGCGTTCAGTACCTTCATCCAGCCGCGCCGGGCCCGCGGGAAGCTGCTGCTGCAGCCGTACGTGGGCTGGGGCACGCCCGCCCAGGTGGAACTGATGGGCCGGGTGCTGCTGCCGCGCACCATGCAGCCCGCCCGCAAGGGGGACCGCCGCCTGCGGAACGCGCAGAACGTCCTGCGCCGCCTGCTGTCCCGCGAGGTGGGCGGCGTGACGGTCACGGGCACCCTCGACGGTCAGCAGGTCAGCGCCATCAGCGACGCCGACGGGTACTTCACGCTGATCTTCACGCCGCAGGTGCCGCTGCCCGGCGGGTGGCATCAGGCGGCCCTGACGCTCGAAGGCCGGGACGTGACCGCCACGGCGCGCGTGCAGGTCGTCGCGGACGCCCGCTTCGGCGTGATCAGCGACCTCGACGACACGGTCATCCAGTCGGACGTGACCAGCCTGCCGCGCATGCTCGCCACCGTCCTGACCGGCAACGCCCGCACAAGGTTGCCGTTCCCCGGCGTCGGCGCCCTGTACCGCGCCCTGACCCGCGACGGCGAGGCCCGCAACCCGATCTTCTACGTGTCCAGCAGCCCCTGGAATTTCTTCGACCTGCTGTGGCAGTTCCTGGATTACCGCCGCATTCCGCTGGGGCCGATGTTCCTTCGCAACTGGGGCGTGGACCTGCTCGGCGGGCACGGCGGGTACAAGCACGGCGTGATCGAACGGATCTTCACGCGCTTCCCGGACCTGAACTTCGTGCTGATCGGTGACAGCGGCGAGAAGGACCCGGAAATCTACGCCGAGGTCGTGCGCCGCCACCCGGGCCGCGTGCTGGCCGTGTACATCCGCGACGTGACCGAGGGCGCCCGTGACAGCGGCGTCCTGAAACTCCGCGAGGAGGTCCGCAGGACCGGCGCGGACCTCGTGCTGGCCGCCGACAGCCTGAACGCCGCCAGTCACGCCATGGCCATGGGCCTGATCACTGCCGGCGAGTACCGCAGCGTCCTGACCAGCGTGGCCCGCACCTACGAGACCTGA
- the glgX gene encoding glycogen debranching protein GlgX, with protein sequence MTTPTQPHLRPGRPYPLGATWDGQGTNFALYSENASGVELCLFDEQGRETRLPLREQTAFVWHAYLPGVQPGQRYGYRVHGEYAPERGLRFNPNVVLLDPYAKALDGTERFDEGVFGYVPGEDDSVMQQQEQRGAPLGIVVDPSFDWGNSRRPEIPFHQAVIYEAHVKGLTMTHPDVPDELRGTYAGIATEPILFYLRELGITSIELMPVHQHVDDPFLLDKGLTNYWGYSTLSFFAPDVRYSAEARRGNPAGAVDEFKQMVKALHESGIEVILDVVYNHTAEGNHMGPTMSFKGIDNPTYYRLVAEDPRFYFDYTGTGNSLNVRHPQTLQLIMDSLRYWVTEMHVDGFRFDLASTLARGLHEVDQLSGFFTIIHQDPVISQVKLIAEPWDVGEGGYQVGNFPVNWAEWNGIYRDDMRAFWKGDGGLASEIGYRLTGSSDLYQNDGRKPYASINFVTAHDGFTLRDTVTYEQKHNDANQEGGNDGHNHNITWNCGVEGETDDTEINALRARQQRNFLATLLLGQGTPMLLGGDEIGRTQGGNNNAYCQDNEISWYDWANLDEGLLAFTKKVIALRKAHPALHRRKFFSGRTIRGENVRDIVWLRFDGAEMSDEDWNNPQTQSMGIFLDGNGLDDLDSQGRPLLDDHLLLLLNASHVDLPFTLPDLAGCQHWELLLDTGDDQARETVTAGQETNLQARSVKLYRCPRP encoded by the coding sequence ATGACGACCCCCACCCAGCCCCACCTGCGTCCCGGCCGCCCCTATCCCCTGGGAGCCACCTGGGACGGCCAGGGCACCAACTTCGCCCTGTACTCCGAGAACGCCAGCGGCGTGGAACTGTGCCTGTTCGACGAGCAGGGCCGCGAGACCCGCCTGCCGCTGCGCGAGCAGACCGCCTTCGTGTGGCACGCCTACCTGCCCGGCGTGCAGCCGGGCCAGCGCTACGGCTACCGCGTGCACGGCGAGTACGCCCCGGAACGCGGCCTGCGCTTCAACCCGAACGTCGTGCTGCTCGATCCCTACGCCAAGGCGCTCGACGGCACCGAACGCTTCGACGAGGGTGTGTTCGGGTACGTGCCGGGCGAGGACGACAGCGTCATGCAGCAGCAGGAGCAGCGGGGCGCGCCGCTGGGCATCGTCGTGGACCCCAGCTTCGACTGGGGAAACAGCCGCCGCCCCGAGATCCCGTTCCATCAGGCCGTGATCTACGAGGCGCACGTCAAGGGCCTCACCATGACCCACCCGGACGTGCCGGACGAACTGCGCGGCACCTACGCCGGGATCGCCACCGAACCCATCCTGTTCTACCTGCGTGAACTGGGCATCACCAGCATCGAACTGATGCCCGTGCACCAGCACGTGGACGACCCCTTCCTGCTCGACAAGGGCCTCACCAACTACTGGGGGTACAGCACCCTGTCGTTCTTCGCGCCGGACGTGCGCTACAGCGCCGAGGCCCGCAGGGGCAACCCCGCCGGGGCCGTGGACGAATTCAAGCAGATGGTCAAGGCGCTGCACGAATCCGGCATCGAGGTCATCCTGGACGTCGTGTACAACCACACCGCCGAGGGCAACCACATGGGCCCGACCATGTCCTTCAAGGGCATCGACAACCCCACGTACTACCGGCTGGTGGCCGAGGACCCGCGCTTCTACTTCGATTACACCGGCACCGGCAACAGCCTGAACGTCCGCCACCCGCAGACGCTGCAGCTGATCATGGACAGCCTGCGTTACTGGGTCACCGAGATGCACGTCGACGGTTTCCGCTTCGACCTCGCCAGCACCCTGGCACGCGGCCTGCACGAGGTCGATCAGCTCTCGGGCTTCTTCACGATCATCCACCAGGACCCGGTCATCAGTCAGGTGAAACTGATCGCCGAACCCTGGGACGTCGGTGAGGGCGGCTACCAGGTCGGGAACTTCCCCGTGAACTGGGCCGAGTGGAACGGCATCTACCGCGACGACATGCGCGCCTTCTGGAAGGGCGACGGCGGCCTGGCCTCCGAGATCGGGTACCGCCTGACCGGCAGCAGCGACCTGTACCAGAACGACGGCCGCAAACCGTACGCCAGCATCAACTTCGTGACCGCCCACGACGGCTTCACGCTGCGTGACACCGTCACGTACGAGCAGAAACACAACGACGCCAACCAGGAAGGCGGCAACGACGGCCACAACCACAACATCACCTGGAACTGCGGCGTCGAAGGCGAGACCGACGACACCGAGATCAACGCGCTGCGCGCCCGCCAGCAGCGCAACTTCCTGGCGACCCTGCTGCTCGGGCAGGGCACCCCGATGCTGCTGGGCGGCGACGAGATCGGCCGCACCCAGGGCGGCAACAACAACGCCTACTGCCAGGACAACGAGATCAGCTGGTACGACTGGGCGAACCTCGACGAGGGCCTGCTGGCCTTCACGAAGAAGGTCATCGCGCTGCGCAAGGCGCACCCGGCCCTGCACCGCCGCAAATTCTTCAGCGGCCGCACCATCCGCGGCGAGAACGTGCGGGACATCGTCTGGCTGCGCTTCGACGGCGCCGAGATGAGCGACGAGGACTGGAACAACCCCCAGACGCAGAGCATGGGCATCTTCCTGGACGGCAACGGCCTGGACGACCTGGACAGCCAGGGCCGGCCGCTGCTGGACGACCACCTGCTGCTGCTGCTGAACGCCTCGCACGTGGACCTGCCGTTCACGCTGCCGGACCTCGCCGGCTGCCAGCACTGGGAACTGCTGCTCGACACGGGCGACGATCAGGCCCGCGAGACCGTGACGGCCGGCCAGGAAACGAACCTGCAGGCCCGCAGCGTCAAACTGTACCGCTGCCCCCGCCCGTAA
- a CDS encoding ABC transporter substrate-binding protein, translating to MKRALLPLLTLSLIASASAQQAKELRLGVFPNVTHAAGLVGVQRGLIQKNLPDGVKLVVREFANGSQINEAFAAGAIDAAYVGPGPAMNAFMRGVPIQVYAGAANAGAVLVARKDSGVRNVRGLAGKKVAVPTRGSTQDISLRHLLHESGLKATDEGGTVTIVPIDPANMPAAFAAKQVDAALVQEPWGAVMETQGAKLIVNEKGIWEGGNYTTTVLTMNTKYAAANPETLKGLLKGHLAAISYIKGSNAGAQKAVAEQIYAFTGKRPNTNELFKALARTRVTWDINLKTLAEYAQLNKEAGFARDVPDLNRFVNLDLIRTLAK from the coding sequence ATGAAGCGTGCCCTCCTGCCCCTCCTGACCCTCTCCCTGATCGCCAGCGCCAGCGCGCAGCAGGCGAAAGAACTGCGCCTGGGCGTGTTCCCCAACGTCACGCACGCCGCCGGACTGGTCGGCGTGCAGCGCGGCCTGATCCAGAAGAACCTCCCGGACGGCGTGAAGCTGGTCGTCCGGGAATTCGCGAACGGCAGCCAGATCAACGAGGCCTTCGCCGCCGGCGCCATCGACGCCGCGTACGTCGGCCCCGGCCCCGCCATGAACGCCTTCATGCGCGGCGTGCCCATCCAGGTGTACGCCGGGGCCGCGAACGCCGGGGCGGTGCTGGTCGCCCGCAAGGACAGCGGCGTGCGCAACGTCAGGGGCCTGGCCGGCAAGAAGGTCGCGGTCCCCACGCGCGGCAGCACGCAGGACATCAGCCTGCGTCACCTGCTGCACGAGAGCGGCCTGAAAGCCACCGACGAGGGCGGCACCGTCACCATCGTGCCCATCGACCCGGCGAACATGCCCGCCGCGTTCGCCGCGAAACAGGTGGACGCCGCGCTCGTGCAGGAACCCTGGGGCGCCGTCATGGAAACGCAGGGCGCGAAACTGATCGTGAACGAGAAGGGCATCTGGGAGGGCGGCAACTACACCACCACCGTCCTGACCATGAACACGAAGTACGCCGCCGCGAACCCCGAGACCCTCAAGGGGCTGCTGAAAGGACACCTCGCCGCGATCAGTTACATCAAGGGCAGCAACGCGGGCGCGCAGAAGGCAGTCGCCGAGCAGATCTACGCCTTCACCGGCAAGCGCCCCAACACGAACGAGCTGTTCAAGGCGCTGGCCCGCACGCGCGTCACCTGGGACATCAACCTCAAGACCCTCGCGGAGTACGCGCAGCTGAACAAGGAAGCGGGCTTCGCGCGGGACGTCCCGGACCTGAACCGCTTCGTGAACCTCGACCTGATCCGCACCCTCGCGAAGTGA
- a CDS encoding GGDEF domain-containing protein: protein MTPVDRVLQEAWRRRELEPARAWTLLGQVRDAPMTAPERAAWQVTDSYLQFREARQAEALEATGQALAVLEKQPSSWWYSRALNVRSCALLELGEWEGALELLGTQLAACRANGDRETEGCTLHDLGVMHTRRDPAHARTYLRAAREVFTALAHGVGLTYVAWSEGELLDALERPEEATARYHEALDLARAHGHHFMEVLVLARLGEVALAQGRAAQGEEWLRRALVKQDAGPGRPLWVSVPPMVHLLRRSGRLAEAQEVLETQLARADAAGMIVAQLSMRELLSEVLEERGDAVGALRHARAHLQLLRREHAEEQQRRVRALEVLHRTALAEWEAQSQRQQNGALRAALADLEALHRQAERVSLTDELTGVHNRHFLMTRVATLTGSLPDGTAVAILDIDHFKRVNDRYGHDGGDRVLRAFAQHLAGRLAAGELLARFGGEEFVVVSPGRSVGEAQRTLQGTLASLGELRIAGLPATFRLSFTAGVAALRGGDLLGALRRADDLLLRGKRQGRGVVLPEPDSG from the coding sequence ATGACCCCAGTGGACCGCGTGCTTCAGGAGGCGTGGCGACGGCGTGAACTCGAACCTGCCCGTGCGTGGACGCTGCTCGGGCAGGTCCGGGACGCGCCGATGACGGCGCCGGAGCGGGCGGCGTGGCAGGTGACGGACAGCTACCTGCAGTTCCGGGAGGCGCGGCAGGCCGAGGCGCTGGAGGCAACGGGGCAGGCGCTGGCGGTGCTGGAAAAGCAGCCGTCGTCATGGTGGTACTCGCGGGCGCTGAACGTGCGGTCGTGCGCGCTGCTGGAACTCGGGGAGTGGGAGGGCGCGCTGGAACTGCTGGGCACGCAGCTGGCCGCCTGCCGCGCGAACGGGGACCGGGAGACCGAGGGCTGCACGCTGCACGACCTGGGGGTCATGCACACGCGGCGGGATCCCGCGCACGCGCGGACGTACCTGCGTGCGGCCCGGGAGGTGTTCACGGCGCTGGCGCACGGGGTGGGGCTCACGTACGTCGCCTGGAGTGAGGGCGAGCTGCTGGACGCGCTGGAGCGGCCGGAGGAGGCCACTGCGCGGTACCACGAGGCGCTGGACCTCGCCAGGGCGCACGGGCATCACTTCATGGAGGTGCTGGTGCTGGCGCGGCTGGGCGAGGTGGCGCTCGCGCAGGGGCGCGCCGCGCAGGGTGAGGAGTGGCTGCGGCGGGCGCTGGTGAAGCAGGATGCCGGGCCCGGGCGGCCGCTGTGGGTGTCGGTGCCGCCGATGGTGCACCTGCTGCGGCGCAGTGGCCGGCTGGCCGAGGCGCAGGAGGTACTCGAGACGCAACTGGCGCGGGCAGACGCGGCCGGGATGATCGTGGCGCAGCTGTCCATGCGGGAATTGCTCTCGGAGGTGCTGGAGGAACGGGGCGACGCCGTGGGGGCGCTGCGTCACGCGCGGGCGCACCTGCAGCTGCTGCGGCGCGAGCACGCCGAGGAGCAGCAGCGGCGGGTGCGGGCGCTGGAGGTGCTGCACCGCACCGCGCTGGCCGAGTGGGAGGCGCAGTCGCAGCGGCAGCAGAACGGAGCGCTGCGGGCGGCGCTGGCGGACCTCGAAGCGCTGCACCGGCAGGCCGAGCGGGTCAGCCTGACCGACGAGCTGACGGGCGTCCACAACCGGCATTTCCTGATGACGCGCGTGGCGACGCTGACGGGCTCGCTGCCGGACGGGACGGCGGTGGCGATCCTGGACATCGATCACTTCAAGCGGGTGAACGACCGGTACGGGCATGACGGTGGGGACCGGGTGTTGCGGGCGTTCGCGCAGCACCTGGCGGGGCGTCTGGCGGCGGGGGAGCTGCTGGCGCGGTTCGGTGGTGAGGAGTTCGTGGTGGTGTCGCCCGGCCGGTCGGTGGGTGAGGCGCAGCGGACCCTGCAGGGCACGCTGGCGTCGCTGGGGGAGCTGCGGATCGCGGGCCTGCCGGCGACGTTCCGGCTGTCGTTCACGGCGGGTGTGGCGGCGTTGCGTGGCGGCGACCTGCTGGGGGCGCTGCGCCGCGCCGACGACCTGCTGCTGCGCGGCAAGCGGCAGGGGCGGGGGGTGGTGCTGCCTGAGCCGGACTCCGGTTGA